In Hamadaea flava, a genomic segment contains:
- a CDS encoding DUF72 domain-containing protein codes for MGGIRVGTASWTDKTLLASGWYPQAADTAEQRLAYYARQFPLVEVDSTYYSPPAEQTVQLWAERTPAGFLFNVKAFSLLTGHPTKVSSIFKDLRPETDKTSVYPRDLDPKTTDEIWDRFLSALRPLTDAGKLGVLLFQFPPWFTIRRSNKDYVLEAAERCRPLPIAVEFRHESWFAGDNRAETLDFLRRHHLPLVCVDMPQGHKSSIPPVVEATADRAVVRFHGHSDKWTSRDIYEKFGYLYSERELKDWAPKLEQLADTAGETHVLMNNCYSDYAQRNARQLVDLLTGAD; via the coding sequence ATGGGCGGCATCCGGGTCGGCACCGCCTCGTGGACCGACAAGACCCTGCTCGCCTCGGGGTGGTATCCGCAGGCGGCCGACACCGCCGAGCAGCGCCTGGCGTACTACGCCCGGCAGTTCCCGCTCGTCGAGGTCGACTCCACGTACTACTCACCGCCCGCCGAGCAGACCGTGCAGCTGTGGGCCGAGCGCACCCCGGCCGGCTTCCTCTTCAACGTCAAGGCGTTCAGTCTGCTCACCGGACACCCGACGAAGGTGTCGTCGATCTTCAAGGATCTCCGCCCGGAGACCGACAAGACCTCGGTCTACCCCCGCGACCTGGATCCGAAGACGACCGACGAGATCTGGGACCGGTTCCTGTCGGCGTTGCGGCCGCTGACCGACGCGGGCAAGCTCGGCGTACTGCTGTTCCAGTTCCCGCCGTGGTTCACCATCCGGCGGTCGAACAAGGACTATGTCCTGGAGGCGGCCGAACGCTGCCGCCCGCTGCCCATCGCGGTCGAGTTCCGGCACGAGTCCTGGTTCGCCGGGGACAACCGCGCCGAGACCCTCGACTTCCTGCGCCGCCATCATCTGCCGCTCGTCTGCGTCGACATGCCGCAGGGCCACAAGTCGTCGATCCCGCCGGTCGTGGAGGCGACCGCCGATCGGGCGGTGGTCCGCTTCCACGGGCACAGCGACAAGTGGACGAGCCGCGACATCTACGAGAAGTTCGGCTACCTCTACTCGGAGCGCGAGCTGAAGGACTGGGCACCGAAGCTGGAGCAGCTCGCCGACACCGCCGGCGAGACCCATGTGCTCATGAACAACTGCTACTCAGACTACGCCCAGCGCAATGCGAGGCAGCTCGTCGATCTGCTGACGGGCGCGGACTGA
- a CDS encoding transglycosylase domain-containing protein — MNVASLLICGVLAGVVVAAAAFPAIAMSGLAAKSGAQAFADLPSELTVKRSPQMSKVYASDGRTLLASIYDENRQDIAMDQIPKVMQQAMIAAEDHKFYEHNGVDVQGIARAFVANKNSGETQQGASTLTMQYVRLSITYAADNPNDVLNAAEDTPARKLREVKYALAIEKKLTKDQILEGYLNIAYFGNHAFGIYAASQVYFGKEPKNLTVEEAAFLAGLVKSPSDFNPIQDDGTVNEQAAADGKGRRDWVIDQMHEIGAITAEQVTQAKAKELKITGKPAPNGCTATAIASAGFFCDFLQRWWMSEPAFGANSYERERALKTGGYKIVSSLDVSTQNAAKANVEKYLKTGKKHALMVVAVEPGTGKVRSMAVNRNFKIDDAASPKNGLSTDPAKAAKNIRGTYPNTVNPLMSGDQYGYQFGSTFKVFTAVAALENGYPLDYTINSPYQWVSPFVTAPGPASCGDKWCPKNASQSMTGVHTMWQAFGRSVNTYFAQLIARVGPGKAVEAARQMGLTFRGDPNQQGTDAYFAAHPDAWGTFTLGVTQNTPMEMANAFATLAADGTYCQPIPVESITDANGVQLDAAKPRCQKVIDTDVARAAIDMARCPLGDRSQLGGCANGGTAPYVRNMVDKPVAGKTGTTDNDRTAAMVATTRQLSVAGIVADPDWTNNTVSSANLGGKDAHRDVVNPAVADTLHDGMKGKPAQQFGKPDGTKIVHGTKTSIPSVTCKTVSEATTVLRNKGFSVTVEPGEVNSTCPKGTVAGTSPSGSTSKGSTVAIQVSNGQGGGQNPPPQQR, encoded by the coding sequence ATGAACGTGGCGTCCCTGCTGATCTGTGGTGTCCTCGCGGGCGTCGTGGTGGCGGCGGCGGCGTTCCCGGCGATCGCGATGTCCGGTCTAGCGGCGAAGTCGGGCGCGCAGGCGTTCGCGGACCTGCCGAGCGAGCTGACCGTGAAACGGTCGCCGCAGATGAGCAAGGTGTACGCGAGCGACGGCCGGACCTTGCTGGCCTCGATCTATGACGAGAACCGGCAGGACATCGCCATGGATCAGATTCCCAAGGTCATGCAGCAGGCGATGATCGCCGCCGAGGACCACAAGTTCTACGAGCACAACGGCGTCGACGTCCAGGGCATCGCGCGGGCGTTCGTGGCGAACAAGAACTCCGGCGAGACTCAGCAAGGCGCGTCCACCCTGACGATGCAGTACGTCCGGCTGTCGATCACGTACGCCGCCGACAACCCCAACGACGTGTTGAACGCCGCCGAGGACACCCCGGCGCGGAAGTTGCGCGAGGTCAAGTACGCGCTGGCGATCGAGAAGAAGCTCACGAAGGACCAGATCCTGGAGGGCTACCTCAACATCGCATACTTCGGGAACCACGCGTTCGGCATCTACGCCGCGTCGCAGGTGTACTTCGGCAAGGAGCCGAAGAACCTGACGGTCGAGGAGGCGGCCTTCCTGGCGGGGCTCGTCAAGTCGCCGAGCGACTTCAACCCGATCCAGGACGACGGCACCGTCAACGAGCAGGCCGCCGCCGACGGCAAGGGCCGACGCGACTGGGTGATCGACCAGATGCACGAGATCGGCGCGATCACGGCCGAGCAGGTGACGCAGGCCAAGGCCAAGGAACTGAAGATCACCGGCAAGCCCGCGCCGAACGGCTGCACCGCGACGGCGATCGCCAGCGCCGGGTTCTTCTGCGACTTCCTTCAGCGCTGGTGGATGAGCGAGCCCGCGTTCGGGGCGAACTCCTACGAGCGTGAGCGGGCGCTGAAGACCGGCGGTTACAAGATCGTCTCCTCGTTGGACGTGTCGACCCAGAACGCGGCCAAGGCGAACGTCGAGAAGTACCTCAAGACCGGCAAGAAGCACGCGCTGATGGTGGTCGCCGTGGAGCCCGGCACGGGCAAGGTCCGGTCGATGGCGGTCAACCGAAACTTCAAGATCGACGACGCGGCCAGCCCGAAGAACGGCCTGTCCACCGACCCGGCCAAGGCCGCCAAGAACATTCGCGGCACGTACCCGAACACGGTCAACCCGCTGATGAGCGGCGACCAGTACGGCTACCAGTTCGGCTCGACGTTCAAGGTGTTCACGGCGGTCGCCGCGCTGGAGAACGGCTACCCGCTCGACTACACGATCAACTCGCCGTACCAGTGGGTGTCGCCGTTCGTCACCGCGCCCGGCCCGGCCAGCTGCGGCGACAAGTGGTGCCCGAAGAACGCGTCGCAGTCGATGACCGGCGTACACACGATGTGGCAGGCGTTCGGGCGCTCGGTGAACACCTACTTCGCGCAGCTCATCGCCCGGGTCGGCCCGGGCAAGGCGGTCGAGGCCGCGAGGCAGATGGGGCTGACCTTCCGGGGTGACCCGAACCAGCAGGGCACCGACGCGTACTTCGCGGCGCACCCGGACGCCTGGGGCACGTTCACCCTCGGCGTCACCCAGAACACGCCGATGGAGATGGCCAACGCGTTCGCGACGCTGGCCGCCGACGGCACCTACTGCCAGCCGATCCCGGTGGAGTCCATCACCGACGCCAACGGAGTGCAGCTCGACGCGGCCAAGCCGCGGTGCCAGAAGGTGATCGACACCGACGTGGCGCGGGCCGCGATCGACATGGCGCGCTGCCCGCTCGGCGACCGGTCTCAGCTCGGCGGATGCGCCAACGGGGGCACCGCGCCCTACGTCCGCAACATGGTCGACAAGCCGGTGGCCGGCAAGACCGGCACCACCGACAACGACCGCACGGCCGCGATGGTGGCCACGACGCGTCAGCTGTCGGTGGCGGGCATCGTCGCCGACCCGGACTGGACCAACAACACGGTCAGCTCCGCCAACCTCGGCGGCAAGGACGCGCACCGCGACGTGGTCAACCCGGCTGTCGCCGACACGCTGCACGACGGGATGAAGGGCAAACCGGCGCAGCAGTTCGGCAAGCCGGACGGCACGAAGATCGTGCACGGGACGAAGACCTCGATCCCGAGCGTCACCTGCAAGACGGTGAGCGAAGCGACCACCGTCCTGCGCAACAAGGGCTTCTCGGTGACGGTCGAGCCGGGCGAGGTCAACTCGACCTGCCCGAAGGGCACCGTCGCCGGGACGTCGCCGAGCGGCTCGACGAGCAAGGGCAGCACGGTGGCCATCCAGGTCAGCAACGGCCAGGGTGGCGGGCAGAACCCGCCACCCCAACAGCGCTAG